The following are encoded together in the Anopheles nili chromosome 3, idAnoNiliSN_F5_01, whole genome shotgun sequence genome:
- the LOC128723049 gene encoding probable medium-chain specific acyl-CoA dehydrogenase, mitochondrial, producing the protein MALSQFMKFAARPACRALSSKAAPALDVSLTGPSFALSDEQREIVELTKKFVREEIIPVAAHHDKTGEYPWAVIKKAWELGLTNSHIPAEIGGTEMSIVTSCLVAEQFAYGCTGIMTAIEASGLGQTPVIIAGNKEQQKKYLGRLLEEPLVAAYCVTEPGAGSDVNGVKTRAEKKGDEYILNGQKMWITNGGVANWYFVLARTNPDPKCPASKAFTGFIVERDTPGLTPGRKEQNMGQRASDTRGITFEDVRVPKENVLVGEGAGFKIAMGTFDKTRPPVAAGAVGLAQRCLDEALKYSLERKTFGVPIAAHQAVSFMLADMAIGVETARLITMKSAWEVDQGRRNSYYASIAKCYASDIANKIATDAVQVFGGNGFNSEYPVEKLMRDAKIYQIYEGTSQIQRLIISRNMIEAAKQQA; encoded by the exons ATGGCACTTTCCCAG TTCATGAAATTTGCTGCACGGCCCGCCTGCCGTGCCCTATCGTCTAAAGCGGCCCCTGCCCTGGATGTGTCCCTGACAGGTCCGAGCTTCGCGTTGAGCGACGAGCAGCGTGAAATTGTAGAGCTCACCAAGAAGTTCGTCCGGGAAGAGATCATCCCCGTTGCGGCACACCATGACAAGACCGGCGAGTACCCGTGGGCCGTCATCAAGAAGGCATGGGAGCTCGGACTCACCAACAGCCACATTCCGGCAGAAATCG GTGGCACCGAAATGTCGATCGTGACCAGCTGTCTGGTGGCGGAACAGTTCGCGTACGGTTGCACCGGAATTATGACGGCGATCGAGGCTAGCGGTCTCGGG CAAACTCCTGTTATCATCGCCGGTAACAaggagcagcagaaaaagTACCTCGGCCGGCTGCTCGAGGAGCCGTTGGTGGCGGCTTACTGCGTAACGGAACCGGGTGCTGGCTCGGACGTGAATGGTGTGAAAACCCGCGCCGAGAAGAAAGGCGACGAGTACATCCTGAACGGTCAGAAGATGTGGATCACGAACGGTGGCGTTGCGAATTGGTACTTCGTGCTCGCCCGTACCAATCCCGACCCGAAGTGTCCTGCCTCGAAGGCGTTCACCGGATTTATCGTCGAACGGGACACTCCCGGATTGACGCCCGGTCGCAAAGAGCAGAACATGGGTCAGCGTGCCTCCGACACACGCGGCATCACGTTCGAGGATGTGCGCGTGCCGAAGGAGAACGTGCTGGTTGGGGAGGGCGCAGGGTTCAAGATCGCGATGGGAACGTTCGACAAAACGCGTCCTCCGGTTGCGGCCGGGGCCGTCGGGTTGGCTCAGCGTTGTCTGGACGAAGCCCTAAAGTACTCGCTGGAACGCAAGACGTTCGGTGTACCGATCGCTGCCCACCAGGCCGTTTCGTTCATGCTGGCTGATATGGCGATCGGTGTTGAGACGGCGCGCCTCATCACGATGAAGTCCGCCTGGGAGGTGGACCAGGGCCGCCGGAACAGTTATTACGCCTCGATTGCCAAGTGCTACGCGTCGGACATTGCGAACAAGATCGCTACCGATGCGGTGCAGGTGTTCGGTGGAAACGGATTCAACAGCGAGTACCCCGTAGAGAAGCTGATGCGCGATGCTAAGATTTACCAGATCTACGAGGGCACTTCGCAGATCCAGCGGTTGATCATATCGCGCAACATGATTGAGGCTGCCAAGCAGCAAGCGTAA
- the LOC128723051 gene encoding brachyurin-like, whose protein sequence is MKSIVLLVALFAVASADIDWSKVRPIEEFDHYWARLPAELQVYRYAQPPHRVTNGQEATPGQFPYQIALLSNFPTGTGLCGGSVLTNNYILTAAHCVISGATTLALSGTAIIGAHNRNVVEPTQQRIDFTTAGISAHPQYTPTNIRNDIAVVRLNSPITFNDRVQPARLPARSDTRQFGGFTGTVSGFGRTSDASTATSAVVMFTSNPVMTNADCISQWNTVLIQPQNICLSGEGGRSACNGDSGGPLAVQDGGSLQVGIVSFGSAAGCSIGMPSVYARVSFFLDFIEANSDYVAAP, encoded by the coding sequence ATGAAATCAATCGTGCTTCTAGTTGCCCTGTTCGCTGTGGCCAGCGCCGATATCGACTGGTCGAAGGTGCGCCCGATCGAGGAATTCGATCACTACTGGGCTCGTCTTCCGGCTGAGCTGCAGGTGTACCGTTATGCCCAGCCCCCGCACCGTGTCACCAACGGCCAGGAGGCCACTCCCGGTCAGTTCCCGTACCAGATTGCTCTGCTGAGCAACTTCCCCACCGGAACTGGTCTGTGCGGAGGATCCGTCCTGACCAACAACTACATCCTGACCGCTGCCCATTGTGTCATCTCTGGCGCCACGACTCTGGCTCTCAGTGGAACTGCCATCATCGGAGCTCACAACCGCAACGTGGTGGAACCGACCCAGCAGCGCATTGACTTCACGACCGCTGGAATTTCTGCTCACCCGCAGTACACCCCGACCAACATCCGCAATGACATCGCCGTCGTTCGTCTGAACTCGCCGATCACCTTCAACGACCGTGTGCAGCCAGCTCGCCTGCCTGCCCGCTCGGACACCCGCCAGTTCGGAGGATTCACCGGAACCGTGTCCGGATTCGGACGTACCTCGGATGCCAGCACGGCCACCTCGGCtgtcgtcatgttcactagcAACCCGGTCATGACCAACGCTGACTGCATTTCCCAGTGGAACACTGTCCTTATCCAGCCCCAGAACATTTGCCTGAGCGGAGAAGGTGGTCGCTCGGCTTGCAACGGTGACTCCGGTGGCCCGCTCGCCGTCCAGGACGGTGGAAGCCTCCAGGTCGGTATTGTGTCCTTCGGATCGGCTGCCGGTTGCTCGATCGGTATGCCATCGGTGTACGCTCGTGTGTCCTTCTTCCTGGACTTCATCGAGGCCAACTCGGACTACGTTGCCGCTCCCTAA
- the LOC128723050 gene encoding brachyurin-like, which produces MKSIVLLVALFAVASADIDWSKVRPIEEFDHYWARLPPSLQIYRYAQPSHRVTNGQEATPGQFPYQIALLSNFATGTGLCGGSVLTNNYILTAAHCVISGATTLALSGTAIIGAHNRNVVEPTQQRIDFTTAGISAHPQYTPTNIRNDIAVVRLNSPITFNDRVQPARLPARSDTRQFGGFTGTVSGFGRTSDASQDTSAVVMFTSNPVMTNADCISQWNTVLIQPQNICLSGEGGRSSCNGDSGGPLAVQDGGSLQVGIVSFGSAAGCSIGMPSVYARVSFFLDFIEANSDYVAAP; this is translated from the coding sequence ATGAAATCGATCGTGCTTCTAGTTGCCCTGTTCGCTGTGGCCAGCGCCGATATCGATTGGTCGAAGGTGCGCCCGATCGAGGAATTCGATCACTACTGGGCTCGTCTGCCTCCGTCGCTGCAGATCTACCGTTATGCTCAGCCATCGCACCGTGTCACCAACGGCCAGGAGGCCACTCCCGGTCAGTTCCCGTACCAGATTGCTCTGCTGAGCAACTTCGCCACCGGAACTGGTCTGTGCGGAGGATCCGTCCTGACCAACAACTACATCCTGACCGCTGCCCATTGTGTCATCTCTGGCGCCACGACTCTGGCTCTCAGTGGAACTGCCATCATCGGAGCTCACAACCGCAACGTGGTGGAACCGACCCAGCAGCGCATTGACTTCACGACCGCTGGAATTTCTGCTCACCCGCAGTACACCCCGACCAACATCCGCAATGACATCGCCGTCGTTCGTCTGAACTCGCCGATCACCTTCAACGACCGTGTGCAGCCGGCTCGCCTGCCTGCCCGCTCGGACACTCGCCAGTTCGGAGGATTCACCGGAACCGTGTCCGGATTCGGACGTACCTCGGATGCCAGCCAGGATACCTCGGCtgtcgtcatgttcactagcAACCCGGTCATGACCAACGCTGACTGCATTTCCCAGTGGAACACGGTCCTTATCCAGCCCCAAAACATTTGCCTGAGCGGAGAAGGTGGTCGCTCATCGTGCAACGGTGACTCCGGTGGCCCGCTCGCCGTCCAGGACGGTGGAAGCCTCCAGGTCGGTATTGTGTCCTTCGGATCGGCTGCCGGTTGCTCGATCGGTATGCCATCAGTGTACGCTCGTGTGTCCTTCTTCCTGGACTTCATCGAGGCCAACTCGGACTACGTTGCCGCTCCTTAA
- the LOC128723234 gene encoding brachyurin-like, with product MKTIVLLVALFAVATQAWVDIDWSKVRPIEEFDHYWARLPAELQVYRHAQPSHRVTNGQEATPGQFPYQIALISEFIISSGLCGGSVLTNNFILTAAHCVVGTAGILATGGTAIIGAHNRNVAEATQQRIRFSGPGVFPHPLYSSANIRNDIAVVRLDSPITFNDRVQPVRLPARSDTRQFGGFIGTVSGFGRTSDANQATSDVVMFTTNPVMTNADCIAQWNAVLIEPQNVCLSGEGGRSACNGDSGGPLAVQEGGSLQIGIVSFGSAAGCSIGMPSVYARVSFFLDWIEANSDFVVSA from the coding sequence ATGAAAACCATCGTGCTTCTAGTCGCCCTGTTCGCTGTTGCCACCCAGGCATGGGTCGACATCGATTGGTCGAAGGTTCGCCCGATCGAGGAGTTCGATCACTACTGGGCTCGTCTGCCGGCTGAGCTGCAGGTGTACCGTCATGCTCAACCATCGCACCGTGTCACCAACGGCCAGGAGGCTACTCCCGGTCAGTTCCCGTACCAGATTGCCCTCATCAGTGAGTTCATCATCTCTAGTGGCTTGTGCGGAGGTTCCGTCCTGACGAACAACTTCATCTTGACCGCTGCTCACTGCGTGGTCGGTACGGCTGGCATTCTGGCTACCGGTGGTACTGCCATCATCGGAGCTCACAACCGCAACGTGGCTGAGGCGACCCAGCAGCGCATTCGATTCTCGGGCCCGGGAGTGTTCCCGCATCCGCTGTACAGCTCCGCCAACATCCGTAATGACATCGCCGTCGTGCGTCTGGACTCGCCGATCACCTTCAACGACCGTGTGCAGCCGGTTCGCCTGCCTGCCCGTTCGGACACTCGCCAGTTCGGTGGTTTCATCGGAACCGTATCTGGATTCGGTCGCACCTCGGATGCCAATCAGGCCACCTCGGATGTTGTTATGTTCACGACCAACCCGGTCATGACTAACGCCGATTGCATTGCCCAGTGGAATGCTGTTCTTATCGAACCCCAGAACGTGTGCCTGAGCGGAGAAGGTGGTCGCTCGGCTTGCAACGGTGACTCCGGTGGCCCGCTGGCCGTTCAGGAAGGTGGAAGCCTCCAGATCGGTATTGTGTCCTTCGGATCGGCTGCCGGCTGCTCGATCGGTATGCCATCGGTGTACGCTCGCGTGTCCTTCTTCCTGGACTGGATTGAGGCCAACTCTGACTTCGTTGTCAGTGCCTAA
- the LOC128723233 gene encoding brachyurin-like: protein MKTFVLLVALFAVASAEWIDIDWSKVRPIEDFDHYWERLPAELQVYRELRPVHRITNGQEATPGQFPYQIALLSEFATGTGLCGGSVLTNNYILTAAHCVVSGATTLATGGTAIIGAHNRNVQEPTQQRIRFSTGGIVRHPQYTTTNIRNDIAVVRLNSPITFNDRVQPARLPARSDTRQFGGMTGTVSGFGRTSDATQATSAVVRFTTNPVMTNADCIARWNTALIQPQNVCLSGDGGRSSCNGDSGGPLAVQDGGSLQIGIVSFGSAAGCSIGMPSVYARVSFFLGWIEANSDFVARP from the coding sequence ATGAAAACCTTCGTGCTTCTAGTTGCCCTGTTCGCCGTCGCCAGCGCGGAATGGATCGATATCGATTGGTCCAAGGTGCGCCCGATCGAGGACTTCGATCACTACTGGGAGCGTTTGCCGGCTGAGCTGCAGGTGTACCGTGAGCTTCGTCCCGTGCATCGCATCACCAACGGCCAGGAGGCTACTCCCGGTCAGTTCCCGTACCAGATTGCTCTGCTCAGCGAGTTCGCCACTGGCACTGGTCTGTGCGGAGGTTCCGTCTTGACTAACAACTACATCCTGACCGCTGCTCACTGTGTTGTGTCTGGTGCCACGACCCTGGCTACCGGCGGTACTGCCATCATTGGAGCCCACAACCGTAATGTCCAGGAGCCGACGCAGCAACGCATCCGTTTCTCGACCGGTGGCATTGTCCGTCACCCGCAGTACACCACCACGAACATCCGTAACGACATTGCCGTCGTTCGTCTGAACTCGCCGATCACCTTCAACGACCGTGTACAGCCAGCTCGCCTGCCTGCCCGCTCGGACACTCGCCAGTTCGGAGGAATGACCGGAACCGTGTCTGGATTCGGACGTACCTCGGATGCTACCCAGGCAACGTCGGCTGTCGTCAGGTTCACGACCAACCCGGTCATGACCAACGCTGACTGCATTGCTCGTTGGAACACCGCCCTTATCCAGCCCCAGAACGTGTGCCTGAGCGGAGATGGTGGTCGCTCATCGTGCAACGGTGACTCCGGTGGTCCGTTGGCCGTCCAGGACGGTGGAAGCCTCCAGATCGGTATTGTGTCCTTCGGATCGGCCGCCGGTTGCTCGATCGGTATGCCATCAGTGTACGCTCGTGTGTCCTTCTTCCTTGGATGGATCGAGGCCAACTCTGACTTCGTGGCTCGTCCCTAA
- the LOC128723231 gene encoding staphylococcal nuclease domain-containing protein 1, whose amino-acid sequence MSAATAPAAATPAPPPVLKKGIVKQILSGDSLILRDKPVNGPPREKQLNFAGVVAPKLARRPANGSNDGSKDQPYAWESREYLRQRLIGQEVWFYSEKPPNANRFYGYVKLGKDPNSENIVESIISEGLVTVRRDNVRQTPEHARLVELEDAARRARKGIWSDAPEGEHVRNITWNIDNPKQFVDQNGGHLIKAIIEHVRDGSTVRAFLMPSPRVFQHITLMMSGIRCPGFKLDAEGKPDNTTDVPYAEEARFHVESRLLQRDVKIRLESNSNTNFLGTILYPDGNIAESLLRNGFAKCVEWSIPYVKEGIDRLRASEREAKMGRLRLWKDYKPPAAMANTKDKELVGTVMEVYNGDAISVKVGTVTKKVFFSSIRPPRPKEDDGPRGKNSRPLYDIPYMFEAREFLRKKLISKRVTCTLDYVAPARDNYPEKYCYTVRLDEQNVAEAMLEKGLATVINYRQDDEQRSPEYDKLRAAQEQAIKGQKGMHAKKQTPSHRINDLTTDHSRIKHHYLPSWQRALRTEAIVEFVASGSRLRLYCPKESCLVTFLLAGISCRRSSRPAIGSAPAQEAEPYGDDALQFTRERVLQRDVSVKIDTTDKQATSVIGWLFTDHNVNLSVALVEEGLAEVHFTAEKSDYYRALRDAEAKAKAQRKNIWKDYVEKTVTEEEKDDTDDMPDVNVPVERKVKYESVVVTEVTPDLQFYAQHANQGAKLEELMTKLRQDFKAMPPVTGSYAPRRGDLCAAKFSEDNEWYRAKVEKVEKGGNVSIFYIDYGNRETVPATRLAMLPQTFTSEKPFAHLYVPALLLLPVDADDRTEAVKAFSQDVLNRTLNMNVEYRVSGTEYVTLADPSTKADIGEDLIADGYLIADKNKKDPRVAKLVADYKDAEQKARKEHKGIWQYGDSTEDQAGEFGLSR is encoded by the exons ATGAGTGCCGCTACAGCCCCCGCCGCCGCTACGCCTGCCCCACCTCCTGTATTGAAGAAAGGCATTGTGAAGCAG ATCCTCTCCGGTGACTCGTTGATTCTCCGCGATAAACCCGTCAATGGTCCGCCGCGTGAGAAGCAGCTTAACTTTGCCGGTGTCGTTGCACCCAAGCTTGCCCGCCGACCAGCCAACGGATCGAA TGACGGTTCGAAGGATCAACCCTACGCCTGGGAATCCCGTGAGTACCTGCGCCAGCGTCTGATCGGACAGGAGGTGTGGTTCTATTCGGAGAAGCCTCCGAATGCGAACCGCTTCTATGGCTACGTGAAGCTTGGCAAGGACCCCAACTCGGAGAACATTGTTGAGTCGATCATCTCCGAGGGTCTAGTGACGGTGCGACGTGACAACGTCCGCCAAACGCCCGAGCATGCCCGCCTGGTCGAACTGGAGGATGCTGCGCGAAGGGCGCGAAAGGGCATCTGGAGCGATGCGCCTGAGGGCGAGCATGTTCGTAACATTACCTGGAACATCGATAACCCGAAGCAGTTTGTCGACCAAAACGGTGGGCACCTGATCAAGGCCATCATCGAACACGTGCGCGATGGTTCGACGGTTCGTGCATTCCTCATGCCAAGCCCGCGCGTTTTCCAGCACATCACTCTTATGATGTCCGGCATCCGTTGTCCGGGCTTTAAACTAGACGCCGAGGGTAAGCCGGACAACACGACCGATGTACCGTACGCGGAAGAAGCGAGGTTCCACGTGGAGAGCCGACTGCTACAGCGTGACGTGAAGATTCGCCTCGAGTCGAACAGCAACACGAACTTCCTCGGTACGATCCTTTACCCGGATGGCAACATCGCCGAGTCGCTGCTGCGCAATGGCTTCGCGAAGTGCGTCGAATGGAGCATACCGTACGTGAAGGAAGGTATCGACCGGCTACGCGCGTCTGAGCGAGAGGCCAAAATGGGTCGACTGCGCCTGTGGAAGGACTACAAGCCACCGGCGGCGATGGCCAACACCAAGGACAAGGAGCTAGTCGGAACCGTGATGGAGGTGTACAACGGAGACGCCATCTCGGTGAAGGTTGGCACCGTGACGAAGAAGGTGTTCTTCTCGTCGATTCGTCCCCCGCGCCCGAAGGAGGACGATGGTCCCCGTGGCAAGAACTCACGCCCTCTGTACGACATTCCTTACATGTTCGAAGCCCGCGAATTCCTGCGCAAGAAGCTGATCAGCAAGCGGGTGACGTGTACTTTGGATTATGTTGCTCCCGCCCGCGACAACTACCCCGAGAAGTACTGCTACACGGTTCGTCTGGATGAGCA GAATGTTGCTGAGGCAATGCTCGAGAAGGGCTTGGCGACGGTGATCAACTACCGGCAGGATGATGAGCAGCGTTCGCCCGAGTACGACAAACTGCGCGCCGCCCAAGAGCAGGCCATCAAGGGTCAGAAGGGTATGCAcgcgaaaaagcaaacaccttCGCACCGCATTAACGATCTGACGACGGATCATTCCCGCATCAAGCACCACTACCTGCCGTCGTGGCAGCGAGCCCTCCGCACCGAAGCGATCGTTGAGTTCGTCGCTAGCGGATCGCGCCTGCGACTCTACTGCCCGAAGGAAAGCTGCCTGGTTACATTCCTGCTCGCTGGCATCAGCTGTCGTCGCTCGTCCCGTCCCGCGATCGGTAGCGCGCCTGCCCAGGAAGCGGAACCGTACGGTGACGATGCCCTGCAGTTCACCCGCGAACGTGTTCTACAGCGGGATGTGAGCGTCAAGATCGATACGACCGACAAGCAGGCGACGAGTGTGATCGGCTGGTTGTTTACCGATCACAACGTCAACCTGTCCGTGGCACTCGTCGAAGAGGGTCTGGCGGAGGTGCACTTTACGGCGGAGAAATCGGACTACTATCGCGCACTGCGGGACGCTGAAGCCAAGGCTAAGGCGCAGAGGAAGAACATTTGGAAGGATTACGTGGAAAAGACGGTAACAGAGGAGGAGAAGGACGATACCGATGACATGCCGGACGTCAACGTACCCGTCGAGCGTAAGGTCAAGTACGAGAGCGTCGTCGTAACGGAGGTCACGCCTGATCTGCAGTTCTACGCTCAGCATGCAAACCAAGGCGCCAAGTTAGAGGAGCTCATGACGAAGCTGCGGCAGGACTTCAAGGCGATGCCGCCAGTGACGGGTTCGTACGCACCGAGACGTGGCGATCTCTGCGCGGCCAAGTTCTCCGAGGACAATGAATGGTACCGCGCGAAGGTCGAGAAGGTGGAGAAGGGTGGCAACGTGTCGATTTTCTACATCGACTACGGTAATCGTGAG ACTGTTCCCGCAACCCGCCTTGCAATGCTCCCGCAGACGTTCACCTCGGAGAAACCATTCGCGCATCTGTACGTACCCGCGCTGCTGCTCCTGCCGGTTGACGCCGACGATCGCACCGAGGCCGTGAAGGCGTTCTCTCAAGACGTGCTGAACCGAACGCTCAACATGAACGTGGAGTATCG CGTGTCTGGCACGGAATACGTGACTCTGGCCGACCCCAGCACTAAAGCCGACATCGGCGAAGATTTGATTGCCGATGGTTACTTGATCGCGGACAAGAACAAGAAGGATCCCAGGGTGGCCAAGCTG GTTGCGGACTATAAGGACGCCGAGCAGAAGGCTCGCAAAGAACATAAGGGCATTTGGCAGTACGGTGACAGCACCGAGGATCAGGCCGGCGAGTTCGGCCTTAGCCGTTAA
- the LOC128724817 gene encoding EEF1A lysine methyltransferase 2 — protein MSDEIEELEGSELGTKEFWESSYMREIKNYRDHGDVGEVWFDEDSQNRIICWMAKQEDVIKTDDAIIDLGCGNGMMLIELAREGYTNLTGIDYSPKAIELSRAICKDQELAIDYQVVDLMSESEVIALGQFKVVHDKGTYDAISLHPEDTKAMRTNYIANVHQMLQDDGLFILTSCNWTESELVQSFREQFTLRTVIPTPTFKFGGKVGSVVTSIVFTKNKKTNLA, from the exons ATGAGCGATGAGATTGAGGAGCTAGAAGGATCCGAACTAGGAACTAAAGAGTTTTGGGAATCCAGCTACATGCGGGAAATCAAAAACTATCGCGATCATGGGGACGTTGGGGAGGTGTGGTTTGATGAAGATAGCCAAAACCGTATCATCTGCTGGATGGCGAAACAGGAGGATGTGATTAAGACGGACGATGCTATCATTGATCTAg GATGCGGTAACGGTATGATGTTAATCGAGCTGGCCCGAGAAGGCTACACGAATCTGACCGGTATCGACTATTCGCCTAAGGCAATTGAGCTATCGAGAGCAATTTGCAAGGATCAGGAGCTCGCCATCGACTACCAGGTGGTCGATTTAATGTCCGAATCAGAAGTGATTGCATTGGGCCAGTTCAAAGTCGTACACGATAAAGGTACGTACGATGCCATTAGCTTACATCCGGAAGATACAAAAGCGATGCGAACAAACTACATTGCCAACGTGCATCAAATGCTGCAGGACGATGGACTATTTATTCTAACGTCCTGCAACTGGACTGAGAGCGAGTTAGTACAGAGTTTCCGTGAACAGTTCACCCTTCGCACAGTGATACCAACACCAACGTTTAAGTTTGGCGGAAAAGTGGGTAGTGTCGTTACGTCAATAGTATTcacgaagaataaaaaaacaaatctagcATAA